Proteins co-encoded in one Chitinophagales bacterium genomic window:
- the murC gene encoding UDP-N-acetylmuramate--L-alanine ligase has translation MLNINDISSAYFIGIGGIGMSALARYFHRRGVEVSGYDKTSTPLTDQLQLEGMMIRFEEDVELIPKDVDVVVYTPAIPKDHKELIFYQKSDIPVLKRSEILALVTKDTFTIAVAGSHGKTTVTSMIAHILEQAGYGCTAFVGGIMVNYDSNYLSGRTDVIVVEADEYDRSFLRLHPNVAVITAVDTDHLDIYGTKEGVEEAFSLFVGQLKENGLLVAKESISILSHLEVNGRIATYDLESKTADFHTRQMSILGGSYIFELESPEKRYAQLALNIGGLHNVENSIAAIAVAENLGIEAQAIAEALATFKGIKRRFEYIIQPKPKRVAISLAGELEVAEEEEKGVVMIDDYAHHPEELRALLSSVRDLYPDKKITAIFQPHLFSRTKDLAVGFGRSLSLADEVILLDIYPAREKPMEGVTSKLIFDEVTIEEKVMCAKSELLGLIEGRKFEVLLTVGAGDISDLVEPIKEALECL, from the coding sequence ATGCTAAATATCAACGACATATCATCTGCCTATTTTATAGGTATTGGCGGCATTGGAATGAGTGCTTTGGCTCGCTACTTTCACCGCAGAGGGGTGGAGGTATCTGGTTATGACAAGACGAGTACACCTTTGACTGATCAATTGCAATTAGAAGGTATGATGATTCGTTTTGAAGAGGATGTTGAGTTGATTCCGAAAGATGTAGATGTGGTAGTTTATACACCTGCAATCCCAAAGGATCATAAAGAGTTGATTTTTTATCAAAAGAGTGACATTCCTGTTTTGAAGCGGTCGGAAATATTGGCTTTGGTAACGAAGGATACGTTTACGATTGCAGTTGCGGGGTCGCATGGTAAGACAACGGTGACGAGTATGATTGCTCATATTTTGGAGCAGGCAGGTTATGGTTGTACGGCTTTTGTGGGAGGAATCATGGTGAACTATGATTCCAATTACCTATCAGGGCGGACGGATGTGATTGTGGTGGAGGCAGATGAATATGATCGTTCGTTTTTAAGATTGCACCCGAATGTAGCAGTAATTACGGCAGTAGATACAGATCATTTGGACATTTATGGTACGAAGGAAGGAGTAGAGGAAGCGTTTAGTTTGTTTGTCGGGCAACTGAAGGAAAATGGTTTGCTGGTGGCAAAAGAGAGTATTTCGATTTTGTCACATTTAGAGGTGAATGGACGGATTGCGACCTATGACCTTGAATCGAAAACGGCTGATTTTCATACCCGACAAATGAGTATTTTGGGTGGGTCATATATTTTTGAATTGGAGTCACCTGAAAAAAGATATGCACAACTGGCCTTGAATATTGGCGGTTTGCACAATGTAGAAAATTCGATTGCTGCAATTGCAGTGGCAGAAAATTTGGGTATTGAAGCACAAGCGATTGCAGAGGCTTTGGCTACCTTCAAAGGAATTAAAAGACGGTTTGAATACATCATTCAACCAAAACCGAAACGTGTAGCGATTTCTTTGGCTGGAGAATTAGAGGTAGCGGAAGAAGAGGAAAAGGGTGTGGTGATGATTGATGATTATGCACATCATCCAGAGGAATTGAGAGCTTTGCTGAGTTCGGTAAGGGACTTGTACCCTGATAAAAAAATTACAGCGATTTTTCAGCCGCATTTGTTCAGTCGGACGAAAGATTTAGCAGTTGGTTTTGGAAGGAGTTTGAGTTTGGCGGATGAAGTGATTTTGTTGGATATTTATCCTGCAAGGGAGAAACCGATGGAGGGAGTTACTTCAAAGTTGATTTTTGATGAGGTGACAATTGAAGAAAAAGTGATGTGCGCTAAGTCGGAATTGCTAGGATTGATTGAAGGAAGGAAGTTTGAGGTGTTGCTGACGGTGGGTGCTGGTGATATTAGTGATTTGGTAGAGCCGATTAAGGAGGCGTTGGAGTGTTTGTAG
- the murG gene encoding undecaprenyldiphospho-muramoylpentapeptide beta-N-acetylglucosaminyltransferase, which translates to MNKKIIISGGGTGGHVFPAIAIANALKKIDDSIDLLFVGAEGRIEMEKVPKAGYKIEGLWISGFERRLTFNNLSFPFKLVSSLWKSRKILKRFRPQVVVGVGGYASGPLLKMATMMGIPALIQEQNSFPGITNRLLAKQVKKVCVAYDGLERFFDKNTIVMTGNPVRKDIIELRSDMHTVAEIEAKKKAAIAHFDLNPDKKVLFVTAGSGGARGVRDGIAAHLQDLVEKDVQLIWQAGKYYEEDTAVMASPFKDMVKVMAFVDRMDLAFIAADAIVARAGATTIAELCIVGKPVVLMPSPYVTEDHQTANAKALVEKGAALMVRDKDAAEELGKAMDAVLFDKLQRASLSENLQKLAVTDAAERIAKEVLKLCL; encoded by the coding sequence ATGAATAAAAAAATAATCATTAGCGGTGGCGGTACAGGAGGGCATGTTTTCCCTGCAATTGCTATCGCCAATGCCTTGAAAAAAATAGATGATTCCATTGACCTCTTATTTGTAGGTGCTGAAGGACGGATTGAAATGGAAAAAGTTCCGAAGGCGGGTTACAAAATTGAAGGTTTGTGGATCAGTGGTTTTGAGAGACGATTGACCTTCAATAATTTGAGCTTTCCCTTCAAACTTGTTTCGAGTTTGTGGAAATCTCGGAAGATTCTCAAACGGTTTCGGCCACAAGTGGTAGTAGGCGTAGGTGGTTATGCAAGTGGACCTTTGCTGAAAATGGCAACGATGATGGGGATTCCTGCTTTGATTCAGGAGCAAAATTCTTTCCCTGGTATCACGAACCGCCTTCTGGCAAAACAAGTGAAAAAGGTTTGTGTGGCCTATGATGGTTTGGAAAGGTTCTTTGACAAAAATACAATTGTGATGACAGGCAATCCTGTTCGTAAAGACATCATCGAATTGCGTTCGGATATGCATACAGTTGCTGAAATTGAAGCAAAAAAGAAGGCTGCAATAGCACATTTTGACTTGAATCCCGACAAAAAAGTGTTGTTTGTGACGGCAGGAAGTGGTGGTGCAAGGGGTGTGAGAGATGGAATTGCAGCGCACTTGCAGGATTTAGTGGAGAAAGACGTGCAGTTGATTTGGCAGGCAGGCAAATATTATGAGGAAGATACCGCAGTCATGGCTTCACCTTTCAAAGACATGGTGAAAGTAATGGCATTTGTGGATAGAATGGATTTGGCTTTTATCGCAGCAGATGCGATTGTGGCAAGGGCTGGAGCCACTACGATTGCGGAATTGTGCATTGTCGGTAAGCCCGTGGTTTTGATGCCTTCGCCTTATGTGACCGAAGATCACCAAACGGCTAATGCAAAGGCTTTGGTGGAGAAAGGGGCGGCTTTGATGGTGAGGGATAAGGATGCGGCAGAGGAATTAGGTAAGGCAATGGATGCGGTTTTGTTTGATAAACTGCAAAGAGCGAGTTTGAGCGAAAATCTGCAAAAATTGGCGGTTACGGATGCGGCGGAGAGAATAGCAAAGGAGGTTTTGAAGTTGTGTTTGTAG
- a CDS encoding FtsW/RodA/SpoVE family cell cycle protein — protein sequence MQGIFNKLQGDRTIWFIVMMLSIFSLLAVYSSTGTLAFRQQGGDTEYYLFRHFFLLAGGVLLMYLAHLINFNYYSRIAQLMLYISIPLLLITLAFGTDIHDARRWLTVPIIDISFQTSDLAKLALIMYVARILSRKQHIIDDFDQGFLPVIIPVLLVCVLIMPADLSSALLLFFTCLIVMFIGRVRLKHMGLAIWMGITVFMLVIAISSFTSYEGRLGTWKNRIANFMDDSEGESYQVVQSKIAIANGGLVRLAPGKSVQRNFLPHPYSDFIYAIIIEEYGLLGGLMVMVLYLWLLQRAIRIFVKSPGAFGALLAVGLAISLVIQAMMNMAVTVNLLPVTGLTLPLVSMGGTSLLFTSVSIGIILSVSRYIEQQAEDVSLVSA from the coding sequence TTGCAAGGAATATTCAACAAATTACAAGGAGACCGAACAATCTGGTTCATAGTGATGATGTTATCCATCTTTTCGCTATTGGCAGTATATAGTTCTACGGGAACGCTTGCTTTTCGGCAGCAAGGAGGCGATACAGAATATTATCTGTTTCGGCACTTCTTTTTGTTGGCAGGAGGTGTGTTGCTGATGTATTTGGCACACTTGATAAACTTCAACTACTATTCACGAATAGCGCAGTTGATGTTGTACATTTCGATTCCTTTGCTATTGATAACCTTAGCCTTTGGAACAGACATTCACGATGCAAGGCGTTGGCTGACAGTACCGATTATAGATATTTCGTTTCAAACATCGGATTTGGCAAAGTTGGCACTCATCATGTACGTTGCAAGGATTTTGTCGAGAAAGCAGCACATTATTGACGATTTTGATCAAGGCTTTTTGCCTGTCATCATTCCCGTATTGCTGGTGTGCGTGTTGATTATGCCTGCGGATTTATCGTCGGCTTTGTTGTTGTTTTTCACCTGTTTGATTGTGATGTTCATTGGGCGGGTGCGATTGAAGCACATGGGACTGGCGATTTGGATGGGAATTACCGTCTTTATGCTGGTGATAGCGATTTCCTCTTTTACTTCTTATGAAGGTCGTTTGGGAACGTGGAAAAATCGGATTGCCAACTTTATGGATGATTCAGAGGGCGAATCCTATCAAGTCGTACAGTCCAAAATTGCGATTGCGAATGGCGGTTTGGTGCGATTGGCTCCTGGCAAAAGCGTACAGCGAAATTTTTTACCACATCCTTATTCTGATTTTATCTATGCGATTATCATTGAGGAATATGGATTATTGGGCGGTTTGATGGTGATGGTTTTGTATTTGTGGCTGTTGCAGCGAGCGATTCGGATTTTTGTGAAAAGTCCTGGAGCATTTGGGGCATTGTTGGCGGTTGGATTGGCGATTAGTTTGGTGATCCAAGCCATGATGAATATGGCGGTGACGGTTAATTTGTTGCCTGTGACGGGATTGACTTTGCCGTTGGTGAGCATGGGGGGAACATCGCTTTTGTTTACCTCTGTTTCCATTGGTATCATATTGAGTGTCAGTCGTTATATTGAACAGCAAGCGGAAGATGTGTCATTGGTAAGTGCTTAG
- the murD gene encoding UDP-N-acetylmuramoyl-L-alanine--D-glutamate ligase gives MKKLVILGGGESGVGAAILGKQQGFHVFVSDSGAIKDHYKKELEDNEIEYEEKNHNREHIFKTDLVIKSPGIPDKVALVKELREVNIPIISEIEFASRYTDAFIIAITGSNGKTTTTTMTYEILKEADFNVGVGGNIGDSFAKQVAVGEKRDYYVLEVSSFQLDDIVDFKPDIAVITNITPDHLDRYDYDFGKYADAKFRISMNQDEKKHLIVGADDKTSREWLTANGVNAKVHSFTAKTPENEQGAYTKNGWMYFNETAIMPTEELSLRGEHNLLNAMSAGFAAYLAGVKVAVIRKTLSQVAAIEHRMEFVANIKGIEFINDSKATNVDSVWYALDAMTKPIVWVVGGQDKGNDYSSLIDLVKEKVKAIVCLGADNRKIREVFGGMIPVFEETDTAAIAVNTAFNLATDGDVVLLSPACTSFDLFDNYAQRGRFFKEAVTELAKTLSTVEDFDNS, from the coding sequence GTGAAAAAACTGGTTATTCTTGGTGGGGGCGAAAGCGGAGTTGGAGCTGCAATTCTTGGCAAGCAGCAAGGTTTCCATGTATTTGTATCGGATAGTGGGGCAATCAAAGACCATTACAAAAAAGAACTGGAAGACAACGAAATAGAGTACGAAGAAAAAAATCATAATCGAGAGCACATTTTTAAAACTGATTTGGTAATTAAAAGTCCAGGCATACCCGATAAAGTGGCTTTGGTGAAGGAGTTGAGGGAAGTGAATATACCCATTATCTCGGAAATAGAATTTGCATCGAGATATACAGACGCTTTCATCATAGCCATTACGGGCAGCAACGGAAAGACAACAACGACAACGATGACCTACGAAATATTGAAGGAAGCTGACTTCAATGTCGGAGTGGGGGGAAACATCGGCGATAGTTTTGCGAAACAAGTGGCGGTTGGAGAAAAGCGTGATTATTATGTATTGGAAGTAAGCAGTTTTCAGCTAGATGATATTGTGGATTTTAAGCCAGATATTGCGGTTATTACCAACATTACGCCCGATCATTTAGACCGATACGATTATGATTTTGGTAAATATGCGGATGCTAAGTTTCGGATAAGCATGAATCAGGACGAAAAAAAACACCTGATTGTTGGAGCAGATGATAAAACGAGTAGAGAATGGTTGACTGCAAATGGTGTGAACGCCAAGGTACATTCTTTTACTGCAAAAACGCCTGAGAACGAGCAAGGTGCTTACACCAAAAATGGGTGGATGTACTTCAATGAAACGGCAATTATGCCAACGGAGGAGCTGAGTTTGAGGGGCGAACACAATTTGTTGAATGCAATGTCGGCAGGTTTTGCAGCGTATTTGGCAGGTGTGAAAGTAGCGGTGATTAGAAAAACCTTGAGTCAAGTCGCTGCAATTGAACACCGAATGGAGTTTGTGGCAAATATCAAAGGTATTGAGTTTATCAACGACTCAAAAGCAACCAATGTGGATTCTGTTTGGTACGCCTTGGATGCGATGACCAAGCCAATTGTGTGGGTTGTAGGAGGACAAGACAAAGGAAATGATTACAGTTCTTTAATAGATTTGGTGAAAGAAAAAGTGAAAGCGATTGTGTGTTTGGGGGCTGATAACCGAAAAATACGTGAAGTGTTTGGGGGGATGATTCCCGTTTTTGAAGAAACAGACACGGCTGCAATAGCGGTAAACACTGCCTTCAATTTGGCAACGGATGGGGATGTAGTTTTGCTTTCGCCTGCATGTACGAGCTTCGATTTGTTCGACAATTATGCACAAAGAGGCAGGTTTTTTAAGGAGGCGGTCACTGAATTAGCGAAAACTTTGTCAACAGTCGAAGACTTTGACAACAGTTGA
- the mraY gene encoding phospho-N-acetylmuramoyl-pentapeptide-transferase, whose product MLYYLFEWLNQWDVPGAGLFQFISFRAAVAIMLSLLLCLVFGEKWIARLQRMQVKETVRDLGLAGEKAKHGTPTMGGVIIIGAVLIPTLLVAKFNNVYIWLMLLATVWMGAIGFTDDYIKVFKKDKKGLRGRFKILGQVGFGLIIGLTMYLSNDVYVQKDITNSQQETYYGELERFQTEDGKTMVKFKAPITDMPFLKTYYFNYGSVLSWLGKNYEWWAWIIYIPAIIFIVTAVSNAANLTDGIDGLAAGLSAIAGVCLGLFAYFSGNTIVSEYLNIMYLPNTSELVVFSAAFVGACIGFLWFNTYPAQVFMGDTGSLTLGGIIAALAIAVRKELLIPILCGIFLLENLSVVLQVAVFKYRKKKHGLQYAQENRLFLMSPLHHHYQKKGIPEAKIVTRFWIVGIMLAVMTFITLKVR is encoded by the coding sequence ATGCTCTATTACTTATTTGAATGGCTCAATCAGTGGGATGTACCGGGTGCAGGACTTTTTCAATTTATCAGTTTTCGAGCAGCGGTTGCAATCATGCTTTCACTTTTGCTCTGTTTGGTATTTGGTGAAAAATGGATAGCACGTTTGCAGCGAATGCAAGTCAAAGAAACCGTTCGAGACTTGGGTTTGGCAGGTGAGAAAGCAAAGCATGGAACGCCTACAATGGGAGGAGTTATCATTATTGGAGCAGTATTGATTCCGACTTTGTTGGTCGCCAAATTCAACAATGTGTATATTTGGTTGATGCTTTTGGCAACGGTTTGGATGGGAGCAATTGGCTTTACAGATGATTATATCAAGGTCTTCAAAAAAGACAAAAAAGGATTGCGAGGTAGGTTTAAAATCCTGGGGCAAGTCGGTTTTGGCTTGATTATCGGTTTGACCATGTATTTAAGCAATGATGTGTATGTGCAGAAAGACATCACCAACAGCCAACAAGAAACCTACTATGGTGAGTTGGAGCGTTTTCAGACAGAAGACGGCAAAACGATGGTGAAATTCAAAGCACCTATTACGGATATGCCATTTTTGAAAACCTATTACTTCAACTATGGAAGCGTGTTGTCATGGTTGGGAAAAAACTACGAATGGTGGGCGTGGATTATTTACATTCCTGCAATCATTTTCATCGTCACCGCCGTTTCTAATGCGGCAAATTTGACTGACGGAATTGACGGATTGGCAGCAGGATTGTCTGCAATTGCAGGGGTTTGTCTCGGATTGTTCGCCTATTTTTCGGGCAATACTATCGTATCAGAATACTTGAATATCATGTACTTGCCCAATACTTCGGAGTTGGTCGTTTTTTCGGCGGCTTTTGTGGGAGCGTGTATTGGCTTTTTGTGGTTCAACACTTATCCCGCACAAGTTTTTATGGGCGACACAGGAAGTTTGACCTTGGGAGGCATCATTGCAGCCTTGGCGATTGCAGTGAGAAAGGAGTTGTTGATACCGATTTTGTGTGGCATCTTTTTGCTCGAAAACCTATCGGTTGTGCTGCAAGTAGCAGTTTTTAAATATCGAAAGAAAAAACATGGACTGCAATACGCCCAAGAAAATAGATTGTTTTTGATGTCACCTTTGCACCATCACTACCAAAAAAAAGGGATTCCCGAGGCGAAAATCGTGACCCGATTTTGGATTGTGGGAATCATGTTGGCAGTCATGACTTTTATTACATTGAAGGTTAGGTAG
- a CDS encoding UDP-N-acetylmuramoyl-L-alanyl-D-glutamate--2,6-diaminopimelate ligase, which produces MKLSDILYKVSLQQVAGSTDKNINVLQLDSRKVVAGDLFAALKGTKVDGHQFIDTAVKKGATAILCEELPAELQEGITYLQVPNAAAALSICAENFYGNPSSKLKLVGVTGTNGKTSTVTLLFRLFRGLKFNVGLLSTIQYQINNEIIPAPLTTPDSITISRLLAKMVDEGCEFCFMEVSSHSVSQHRVDSLEFAGGVFSNMSRDHLDYHGDFKSYIEAKKGFFDMLPKSAFALVNVDDKRGRIMLQNTKAHQYTYALKSMADFKAKVLENSFTGLMLNMDGEEVHSLLIGEFSAYNLLAVYSTAVLLGEEKIEVLTELSKLRTAEGRFDPMTNSSKTVVGIVDYAHTPDALEKVLETINVIRTQNETLITVVGCAGDRDKGKRPMMAAIACKYSDKIILTSDNPRTEDPDAILEDMKQGVSPSAMNKTLFITNRKEAIRTACMLAKKGDIILLAGKGHEPYQEIHGVKHPFSDKEELQKGLEEWLDS; this is translated from the coding sequence ATGAAACTCAGTGACATACTGTATAAAGTCAGCCTACAGCAAGTTGCAGGTTCGACCGACAAAAACATAAACGTCCTTCAATTGGACTCCCGAAAAGTAGTTGCAGGTGATTTGTTTGCAGCATTGAAAGGGACTAAAGTAGATGGGCATCAGTTCATTGACACAGCGGTTAAGAAAGGCGCAACAGCCATTTTGTGTGAGGAGTTGCCAGCCGAATTGCAAGAAGGAATCACCTATTTGCAAGTGCCAAATGCGGCGGCAGCATTGAGTATTTGTGCAGAAAATTTTTACGGCAATCCTTCTTCCAAATTGAAGTTGGTCGGGGTGACAGGTACCAACGGCAAGACAAGTACGGTAACGCTTTTGTTTCGATTATTTAGAGGATTGAAATTCAATGTAGGACTGCTTTCTACGATTCAATACCAAATCAACAACGAAATCATTCCTGCACCCCTGACAACCCCTGACTCCATCACCATCAGCCGATTGTTGGCAAAAATGGTGGACGAAGGTTGTGAGTTTTGCTTTATGGAAGTGAGTTCACACAGCGTGAGTCAGCACCGAGTCGACTCTTTAGAATTTGCAGGAGGTGTGTTTTCGAATATGTCTCGAGACCATTTGGACTATCACGGTGACTTCAAATCCTATATTGAAGCCAAAAAAGGCTTTTTTGATATGTTACCGAAATCAGCCTTCGCACTGGTCAATGTGGACGACAAACGTGGTCGCATTATGCTGCAAAACACCAAAGCACACCAATATACTTACGCATTGAAGTCTATGGCAGATTTTAAGGCAAAGGTTTTAGAAAACAGCTTTACAGGCTTGATGCTCAACATGGATGGAGAGGAAGTTCACAGTTTATTAATTGGAGAATTCAGTGCCTACAATTTGTTGGCAGTTTATAGCACAGCCGTTTTGTTGGGCGAGGAAAAGATTGAAGTGTTGACCGAATTGAGCAAATTGCGAACGGCAGAAGGTCGATTTGACCCAATGACCAATAGCAGCAAAACGGTGGTCGGCATTGTGGACTACGCTCATACGCCCGATGCTTTAGAAAAGGTTTTGGAAACCATCAATGTGATTCGGACCCAAAATGAAACCTTGATTACGGTGGTCGGTTGTGCGGGAGATCGAGATAAAGGCAAACGCCCGATGATGGCGGCGATTGCGTGTAAATACAGTGATAAAATCATTTTGACTTCGGACAATCCGAGAACGGAAGACCCCGATGCCATTTTAGAAGATATGAAGCAGGGCGTTAGCCCAAGTGCGATGAATAAAACCTTGTTTATCACCAACCGAAAGGAGGCGATTCGGACAGCGTGTATGTTGGCGAAAAAAGGAGATATTATTTTATTGGCGGGAAAAGGACACGAACCCTATCAAGAAATTCATGGGGTGAAGCATCCTTTTAGCGATAAGGAGGAATTGCAGAAGGGATTAGAAGAATGGTTGGATAGTTAA
- a CDS encoding GNAT family N-acetyltransferase: MIRFRELSENEIHKIREIDREEEIFEFYEYDKGSLKLESRRITVLQFDPLELGKMIQNQIRLKSKGGKITGAFDKEQLIGVASVERKKRGSQLNYCKMYILYVSKDYRGMRIGQKLLEESKKTGKEFGADKLYISATPTKNTIDFYLSNGAILTTELDKELYDLEPEDIHLELDVEKQ; encoded by the coding sequence ATGATACGCTTCAGAGAATTATCAGAAAATGAAATCCATAAAATAAGAGAAATTGACAGAGAAGAAGAAATTTTTGAATTTTATGAATACGACAAAGGTTCTTTGAAATTGGAGTCAAGAAGAATAACAGTCCTGCAATTTGACCCTTTGGAATTGGGTAAAATGATTCAAAATCAAATAAGACTAAAAAGCAAAGGAGGAAAAATTACAGGTGCTTTTGATAAGGAGCAATTGATTGGAGTGGCATCAGTCGAACGAAAAAAAAGAGGTAGTCAATTGAACTACTGCAAGATGTACATTCTCTATGTGAGCAAAGATTACAGAGGAATGAGAATAGGGCAAAAACTGCTTGAAGAAAGTAAGAAAACGGGGAAAGAGTTTGGAGCTGACAAACTATATATTTCGGCAACTCCGACCAAAAACACGATTGATTTTTATTTGAGCAATGGAGCGATTTTGACAACAGAATTAGACAAGGAATTATACGACCTTGAACCAGAAGACATTCATTTGGAGTTGGATGTTGAAAAACAATAA
- a CDS encoding penicillin-binding protein, whose product MFRIQVFEGEQWREMGRNSTRIDTIEGRRGNIYSEDGRLIATSLPFYEIRMDVNTTGLTDSIFNNNIDSLSKNLANYFQDRSYDEYRQGLMDARASGERYFLIQRKVNYNDLKELKTWPIFNLGQYNGGLIFHQQNRRVNPFSLLARRTVGYARDNSQSVGLEGSFDEYLRGTQVPQSMHRVSGGTWVPIHDDFELEAQNGKDIFTTLDVNLQDVVESVLLKNMKHHWADHGSAIVMEVKTGKIKAIANLGMGTDSTYWEKYNYAIGEKTDPGSTFKAVSLTALLDDGMVTDTTIVDIEGGHKDYHEEVMKDDLWYPYNEITVAKAIEISSNVGVSKLVVEHYGADPQKFIDKLKSMLLDQPTGIEIIGEPRPTIKTPDAEDWSGITLPWMSVGYELDITPLQLLTFFNAIANDGRMMRPYLVSGVKELNSSVEDFEPHFVKQICKKETAQTVKRILQGVIENGTAKKIASENFTIAGKTGTANIAKDRKRKKEYQASFAGFFPAENPIYSCIVVINKPSMGDYYGGSVAGPIFKEIAEKCYSTSTKTHQPLVNTDNRIAGSLPVSKRGYQADMELVYNNLGISHAPNPNTDWVAAKTKDRSIELQTIEMRENLIPNVYGMGLRDAMYVLENRGMKVRFSGKGKVVGQSPRYGQRYYKGTVVNLELR is encoded by the coding sequence GTGTTTCGCATACAAGTGTTTGAAGGTGAGCAATGGAGAGAAATGGGACGCAATTCTACTCGGATTGACACCATTGAAGGGCGAAGAGGCAATATTTATTCAGAAGATGGGCGATTGATAGCCACTTCACTACCTTTCTACGAGATTAGAATGGATGTGAACACTACGGGCTTGACCGACAGTATTTTCAACAACAATATTGACTCCCTGTCTAAAAACTTGGCTAATTACTTTCAGGATAGATCCTATGATGAATACCGTCAAGGATTGATGGATGCAAGGGCATCGGGAGAGCGTTATTTTTTGATTCAGCGAAAGGTGAATTACAACGATTTGAAGGAATTGAAAACTTGGCCTATCTTCAATTTGGGACAATACAATGGTGGTTTGATTTTCCACCAACAAAATCGAAGGGTCAATCCTTTTAGTCTTTTGGCAAGGCGAACCGTTGGATATGCACGAGACAATTCTCAATCCGTTGGTTTAGAAGGGAGTTTTGATGAATATTTGAGAGGCACACAAGTGCCACAATCTATGCACCGAGTTTCGGGTGGTACCTGGGTTCCGATTCACGATGATTTCGAATTGGAGGCACAAAACGGCAAAGACATCTTTACCACATTGGATGTAAACCTGCAAGATGTGGTAGAAAGTGTGTTGCTCAAAAACATGAAACACCATTGGGCAGACCATGGTAGTGCTATTGTAATGGAGGTCAAAACGGGTAAGATTAAAGCAATTGCCAATTTGGGAATGGGAACAGACAGCACCTATTGGGAAAAATACAATTATGCAATCGGTGAGAAAACCGACCCAGGCTCCACCTTCAAAGCAGTGAGTTTGACGGCTTTGTTGGACGATGGAATGGTGACAGATACCACGATTGTCGACATCGAAGGAGGACACAAAGACTACCATGAGGAAGTCATGAAAGACGACCTTTGGTATCCCTACAATGAAATTACGGTTGCCAAAGCCATCGAAATTTCCTCCAATGTAGGTGTTTCCAAACTGGTGGTCGAACATTATGGAGCCGATCCACAGAAGTTCATTGACAAATTGAAAAGTATGTTGCTCGATCAGCCAACTGGTATTGAGATCATCGGCGAACCCCGTCCAACTATCAAAACGCCTGATGCAGAAGATTGGAGTGGAATCACACTTCCTTGGATGTCGGTGGGTTATGAATTGGACATTACCCCATTGCAGTTGTTGACCTTCTTCAATGCAATTGCAAATGATGGACGAATGATGCGACCTTATTTAGTGAGTGGAGTGAAGGAACTCAATTCGAGTGTTGAAGATTTTGAGCCGCATTTTGTGAAGCAAATTTGCAAAAAGGAAACGGCGCAAACGGTAAAGCGAATTTTGCAGGGAGTAATAGAAAATGGAACAGCGAAGAAAATCGCTTCCGAAAATTTCACCATTGCAGGGAAAACAGGTACGGCAAATATTGCGAAAGACCGCAAGCGCAAAAAGGAATACCAAGCGAGTTTTGCAGGTTTTTTTCCTGCCGAAAATCCGATTTACTCTTGCATTGTGGTCATCAACAAACCTTCAATGGGTGATTATTACGGAGGTTCGGTAGCAGGGCCTATCTTCAAGGAGATTGCAGAGAAGTGCTACTCAACTAGCACCAAAACGCATCAACCTTTGGTGAACACTGACAACCGAATTGCGGGCAGTTTGCCTGTTTCCAAAAGAGGGTATCAAGCGGATATGGAATTGGTGTACAACAATTTGGGTATTTCTCATGCTCCGAATCCGAACACCGATTGGGTGGCCGCTAAAACGAAAGATCGTTCTATTGAACTGCAAACTATAGAGATGCGGGAAAATTTGATTCCGAATGTGTATGGAATGGGCTTGCGGGATGCGATGTATGTGTTGGAGAATCGGGGAATGAAGGTGCGTTTTTCGGGTAAAGGGAAGGTTGTGGGTCAGAGTCCGAGGTATGGACAGCGGTATTATAAGGGAACGGTGGTGAATTTGGAGTTGAGGTGA
- a CDS encoding FtsL-like putative cell division protein has translation MAKKVDNIVFRFLKKILTLVGKTDFNDRIFLVSNLRYVLFVSAIALFYIANTHYAERNLRQINTLQKELRELESQYMTSKSELMYKSKLTEVAKLVRPYGLQELTKPPQKIVIGD, from the coding sequence ATGGCAAAAAAAGTAGATAATATCGTATTTCGTTTCTTAAAAAAGATACTTACGCTTGTAGGAAAAACGGACTTCAATGATCGTATTTTCCTCGTGTCCAATCTTAGGTACGTCTTATTCGTATCTGCTATAGCCCTCTTTTATATTGCAAATACGCATTATGCCGAGCGCAATTTGCGTCAAATCAACACCCTTCAAAAAGAACTTCGAGAATTAGAATCACAATACATGACTTCCAAATCGGAGTTGATGTACAAAAGCAAACTAACTGAAGTGGCGAAGTTGGTCAGGCCTTATGGACTGCAAGAACTAACCAAGCCGCCACAGAAAATAGTGATTGGCGATTAG